From the Manis javanica isolate MJ-LG chromosome 11, MJ_LKY, whole genome shotgun sequence genome, one window contains:
- the PRSS23 gene encoding serine protease 23, with protein sequence MAGAPGLLFLLLLLLLCAVGQVSPYSVHWKPTWPAYRLPVVLPQSTLNLAKPDFEAEAKLEVTSSCGPQCHKGNPLPTYNEAKQYLSYETLYANGSRTETQVGIYVLSSGRGESSGRSRRKRQIYGYDSRFSIFGKDFLLNYPFSTSVKLSTGCTGTLVAEKHVLTAAHCIHDGKTYVKGTQKLRVGFLKPKFKDGGRGANSSTSAVPEKMKFQWIRVKRTHVPKGWIKGNANDIGMDYDYALLELKKPHKRKFMKIGVSPPAKQLPGGRIHFSGYDNDRPGNLVYRFCDVKDETYDLLYQQCDAQPGASGSGVYVRMWKRQQQKWERKIIGIFSGHQWVDMNGSPQDFNVAVRITPLKYAQICYWIKGNYLDCREG encoded by the coding sequence ATGGCAGGGGCTCCAgggctcctcttcctcctcctcctcctcctcctctgtgctGTCGGCCAGGTGAGCCCCTACAGTGTCCACTGGAAACCCACTTGGCCTGCTTACCGCCTCCCTGTGGTCTTGCCCCAGTCCACCCTCAACTTAGCCAAGCCCGACTTTGAAGCTGAAGCCAAATTGGAAGTGACCTCCTCATGTGGACCCCAGTGTCATAAAGGAAACCCACTGCCTACTTACAATGAGGCCAAGCAGTACCTGTCCTATGAAACGCTCTATGCCAACGGCAGCCGCACGGAGACGCAGGTGGGCATTTATGTCCTCAGCAGTGGCAGGGGTGAGTCCTCAGGAAGGTCTCGGAGGAAGCGGCAGATTTATGGCTACGACAGCAGATTCAGCATTTTTGGGAAGGACTTCCTGCTCAACTACCCCTTCTCAACCTCGGTGAAGTTATCTACAGGCTGCACGGGCACGCTGGTGGCAGAGAAGCATGTCCTCACAGCTGCCCACTGCATACATGATGGGAAAACCTATGTAAAAGGAACCCAGAAACTTCGAGTGGGCTTCCTGAAGCCCAAGTTTAAAGATGGTGGTCGAGGGGCCAACAGTTCAACCTCAGCTGTGCCAGAGAAGATGAAATTTCAGTGGATCCGGGTGAAACGCACCCATGTGCCCAAGGGTTGGATCAAGGGCAATGCTAACGACATTGGCATGGATTATGACTATGCCCTCCTGGAActcaaaaaaccccacaaaagaAAGTTCATGAAGATTGGGGTAAGCCCTCCCGCCAAGCAGCTGCCAGGGGGCAGAATCCACTTCTCTGGCTATGACAACGATCGACCAGGCAATTTAGTGTACCGCTTCTGTGATGTCAAAGATGAGACCTATGACCTGCTCTACCAGCAGTGTGATGCCCAGCCCGGGGCCAGTGGGTCAGGAGTCTACGTGAGGATGTGGAAGAGGCAGCAGCAGAAGTGGGAGCGAAAAATTATTGGCATCTTTTCAGGGCACCAGTGGGTGGACATGAATGGTTCTCCACAGGATTTCAATGTGGCTGTTAGAATCACTCCTCTCAAATATGCCCAGATTTGCTATTGGATTAAAGGAAACTACCTGGATTGTAGGGAGGGGTGA
- the LOC108395114 gene encoding uncharacterized protein: MVINEEGSREDPQPVSAALPLLLRCPQSPFRPQLPASSPEGGGAEAPGARQPAAARPAPRPFVPLLSARTPPAPRAPALTRAQRPSGAALAAPQTGVGAGRARAAPMPAPPRDRVPAGGRAGGQRRPRAGPPPAPPEARPPRPRPGEAARPPPAPSPPPARRGALRPPPAFGRAAPCRWAPRRQPAPAPLEALQPAGTAQPRGAGAASRASRGPSLPGVGACSRSPVVWT; the protein is encoded by the exons ATGGTCATCAACGAAGAAGGCTCTAGAGAAGATCCTCAACCTGTGTCTGCTGCACTTCCCTTACTGCTAAG GTGTCCGCAGAGCCCCTTCAGGCCGCAGCTCCCGGCCTCCAGCCCCGAGGGCGGCGGGGCCGAGGCTCCAGGCGCCCGGCAGCCCGCAGCTGCCCGCCCCGCGCCCCGGCCCTTTGTCCCGCTGCTCTCCGCCCGCACCCCGCCCGCCCCCCGGGCGCCCGCACTCACCCGCGCCCAGCGGCCCTCCGGGGCCGCGCTCGCTGCGCCTCAGACAGGTGTGGGCGCCGGGAGGGCGCGTGCGGCTCCCATGCCCGCTCCGCCGCGCGACCGAGTgccggcgggcgggcgggcgggcgggcagcGCCGGCCACGGGCGGGTCCGCCCCCCGCGCCTCCCGAggcccgcccgccccgcccccggcctgGGGAAGCCGCGCGGCCGCCGCCCGCCCCCAGCCCGCCCCCAGCCCGCCGCGGCGCCCTCCGCCCGCCGCCCGCCTTTGGCCGCGCCGCCCCGTGCAGGTGGGCCCCGCGGCGCCAGCCCGCGCCGGCTCCCCTGGAGGCCCTTCAACCTGCCGGCACCGCGCAGCCTCGGGGCGCGGGCGCAGCCTCCCGGGCGAGCCGAGGGCCTTCGCTGCCTGGAGTCGGCGCCTGCTCGCGAAGCCCAG